A part of Miscanthus floridulus cultivar M001 chromosome 6, ASM1932011v1, whole genome shotgun sequence genomic DNA contains:
- the LOC136461412 gene encoding uncharacterized protein: MGASGGKEGGNNRSKNNSGQNEHTKSGKVKLVTHHLLVAAAEDCGVCAICLDRIALQETALVKGCDHAYCVTCILRWASYKQNPLCPQCKHPFEFLSVHRSLDGCLHDYLFEESVCLLLRAAWFEPLILEAHEEALEEEEFFHQQYQYDDAEDDLDEESYYMSRSPSIRISNRRWGDNGYIRGGRKEARPVNTDASAGPSRTPKKKEKAASSSASVSGSGSGSVSKDVAGRRAKRAQKREAADRAAAEMHLQRLGLRKAPEPEVPVEVGPQVNE, translated from the exons AACGAACATACCAAATCAGGGAAAGTCAAACTTGTCACGCATCACCTGCTG gttgcggcggcggaggaTTGCGGGGTGTGCGCCATCTGCCTCGACAGGATAGCGCTCCAGGAGACGGCCCTCGTCAAGGGCTGCGACCACGCCTACTG TGTAACCTGTATTTTGAGGTGGGCATCCTACAAGCAAAACCCTCTGTGCCCACAGTGCAAGCATCCATTCGAATTCCTCAGCGTGCACCGCTCTCTTGACGGCTG CCTACATGACTACCTGTTTGAGGAGAGCGTTTGCCTTCTCCTGAGGGCGGCTTGGTTTGAACCTCTGATCCTAGAGGCTCACGAAGAGGCTCTGGAAGAAGAAGAGTTCTTCCACCAGCAATACCAATACGATGACGCCGAAGATGATCTTGACGAGGAATCTTATTACATGAGCAGGTCCCCAAGCATTCGTATTAGTAACAGGAGATGGGGTGACAATGGATACATCAGAGGAGGCAGGAAAGAGGCGAGGCCAGTGAATACTGATGCTTCTGCTGGTCCATCCAGGACCccgaagaagaaagagaaagctgCATCGTCTTCGGCGTCGGTGTCAGGTTCGGGATCAGGGTCTGTATCCAAGGATGTCGCTGGAAGGCGAGCAAAGAGGGCGCAGAAGCGAGAAGCTGCGGACAGGGCAGCTGCAGAGATGCACCTGCAGAGGTTGGGGCTGAGGAAAGCACCTGAGCCTGAAGTGCCCGTGGAGGTTGGGCCTCAGGTGAATGAGTGA